The following proteins come from a genomic window of Corynebacterium hansenii:
- a CDS encoding CoA-acylating methylmalonate-semialdehyde dehydrogenase — translation MSIRIPHIIGGEEVHAEGAVMDVTVPATGAVRGTVGLADRALVDRAVANAKEAQKDWGAWSPLKRTRILNEWIRLIRANADDIARELSLEHGKTFADAHGDLQRGLEVVEFSLGAPHLLKGEFSESVGTGVDVHSVRQPLGVVAGITPFNFPAMIPLWKAGPALAAGNAFILKPSEQDPSVPVTLAKLFLEAGGPAGVLNVVHGAHDAVNGLLEHPDVKAIGFVGSTPVAEHVYVTSAKLGKRAQCFGGAKNHMIVMPDADLDRVVDALIGAAYGSAGERCMAISVAVPIGDEVADALRDALVERIKELKVGHSLDPDASYGPLITPQALERVRDIVGSAEGEGATLVIDGRESGATDDEFEGESLADGLFIGPSLIDNVKPGMRCYDEEIFGPVLCIARAKDYEEALALPSEHEYGNGVSIFTRDGDAARDFASRVEVGMVGVNVPIPVPVAFHTFGGWKRSGFGDLNQHGPDAFRFYTRTKTVTTTWPKGPREGASFNMPVLGS, via the coding sequence ATGAGCATCCGCATCCCCCACATCATCGGCGGCGAAGAGGTCCACGCCGAAGGCGCCGTCATGGACGTCACCGTCCCCGCCACCGGCGCGGTCCGCGGCACCGTCGGGCTGGCCGACCGGGCCCTCGTCGACCGGGCCGTCGCCAACGCCAAGGAGGCGCAGAAGGACTGGGGTGCCTGGAGCCCGCTCAAGCGCACGCGCATCCTCAACGAGTGGATCCGCCTGATCCGCGCCAACGCCGACGACATCGCCCGCGAACTGTCGCTCGAGCACGGCAAGACCTTCGCCGACGCCCACGGCGACCTGCAGCGCGGCCTCGAGGTCGTCGAGTTCTCCCTCGGCGCCCCGCACCTGCTCAAGGGCGAGTTCTCCGAGTCCGTCGGCACCGGCGTCGACGTCCACTCCGTCCGCCAGCCGCTCGGCGTCGTCGCCGGCATCACCCCGTTCAACTTCCCGGCCATGATCCCGCTGTGGAAGGCCGGCCCCGCCCTGGCCGCCGGCAACGCGTTCATCCTCAAGCCCTCCGAGCAGGACCCGTCCGTTCCGGTCACCCTGGCCAAGCTCTTCCTCGAGGCCGGCGGCCCGGCCGGCGTGCTCAACGTCGTCCACGGCGCCCACGACGCCGTCAACGGCCTGCTCGAGCACCCCGACGTCAAGGCCATCGGCTTCGTCGGCTCGACCCCCGTCGCCGAGCACGTCTACGTCACCTCCGCGAAGCTGGGCAAGCGCGCCCAGTGCTTCGGCGGCGCCAAGAACCACATGATCGTCATGCCGGACGCCGATCTCGACCGCGTCGTCGACGCGCTCATCGGCGCCGCGTACGGCTCCGCCGGCGAGCGCTGCATGGCCATTTCCGTGGCCGTGCCCATCGGCGACGAGGTCGCCGACGCCCTGCGCGACGCCCTGGTCGAGCGCATCAAGGAGCTGAAGGTCGGCCACTCCCTCGACCCGGACGCCTCCTACGGCCCGCTGATCACCCCGCAGGCGCTCGAGCGCGTCCGCGACATCGTCGGCTCGGCCGAGGGCGAGGGCGCGACCCTGGTCATCGACGGCCGCGAGTCCGGCGCCACCGACGACGAGTTCGAGGGCGAGTCCCTCGCCGACGGCCTGTTCATCGGCCCGTCGCTGATCGACAACGTCAAGCCGGGGATGCGCTGCTACGACGAGGAGATCTTCGGCCCCGTCCTCTGCATCGCCCGCGCCAAGGACTACGAGGAGGCCCTCGCCCTGCCCAGCGAGCACGAGTACGGCAACGGCGTGTCCATCTTCACCCGCGACGGCGACGCCGCCCGCGACTTCGCCTCCCGCGTGGAGGTCGGCATGGTCGGCGTCAACGTCCCGATCCCGGTCCCGGTGGCCTTCCACACCTTCGGCGGCTGGAAGCGCTCCGGCTTCGGCGACCTCAACCAGCACGGCCCGGACGCCTTCCGCTTCTACACCCGCACCAAGACCGTCACCACCACGTGGCCGAAGGGCCCGCGCGAGGGCGCGTCCTTCAACATGCCGGTCCTGGGCTCCTAG